The Mycolicibacterium duvalii DNA window AGTGTGTTGGCAGCCACCCCGCGCTCGATCGCCAGGTGGTCGAGATAGCCCTGCAGCTGGGTGTCGAGGGCCAGCGGCACCGACGTCGAGGTCATGGATGACCGTTCCGGCGTGCGAAGGCTGTCGGCCGGTCCGCCCAGGGCGCGTCCACCGACCGCAGCCCGTCGGGTCCAGGCATGGCGTGCGCGGCGAGGACGCCGGCGACGGCGATCGCGTTGACGATCTGTCCGGCGTAGACCATGTCGACGGCCTCGCGCAGCGGGACGCGCCGCACCTCCAGGTCGGCTTCTTCGTGGTCGGCCGCCGGCCGCCCGACTTCGCTCAGGCCTGTGGCCAGAAACACCCGCACACTCTCGTCGCTGAAGCCCGGAGATGAGTCCAGGTCCACCAGGGTGTGCCAGCGCTGCGCGGCGAGCCCCGCTTCCTCGGCGAGTTCCCGGGAGGCCGTCAGGTGCGGGGCTTCCCCACCGACGTCGAGCAGACCGGCGGGTAGCTCCCACAGTCGCCGGCCGAAGGCGTGGCGGTACTGGTGGACCAGCACGAGGTTGGCCTCGTCGTCGAGTGCGACGACCGCAACCGCGCCGAAGTGCTCGACGATCTCGCGGCGCGCGGTGGCGCCGCCGGGCATGTGCACCTCGTCGGCGCGCAGCGCCAGGATCTTCCCGACGTAGAGCGTCTCGGAGTCCGCGACGGCGAAGTCGTGCGTACCGGGACCGCTGTCAGCCACGGGCCGGCAGCTCTTCGAGAGCGTGCTCGGCGCCGTTGGCGGAAATGTCGGCGTGCTCGGGGATCTCCACCGGTAGGCGCTCGGCGTTCTTGTAGTCCAGCGCGGCGCCGATGAAGGCGGTGAACAGCGGATGCGGGCGGGTGGGCCGGCTCTTGAGCTCCGGGTGCGCCTGGGTGCCGACGATGAACGGATGAACATCGGGTGGGTACTCGACGAACTCGACGAGGTGGCCGTCGGGCGAGGTACCCGAGAATCGCAGTCCGCTGGCGGCGATGCGGTCGCGGTAGGCGTTGTTGACCTCGTAGCGGTGCCGGTGGCGCTCCGACACCTCGGTGCTGCCGTAGGCGTCGGCGACGATCGAATCTTTCTGCAGCACAGCGGGATAGGCGCCCAGGCGCATGGTGCCGCCGAGATCGGCCTCCCCGGCGACGGCGTCGCGCTGGTCGGCCATGGTCGAGATCACCGGGTCGGGGGTGGCGGGGTCGAACTCGGCCGAGTTCGCCTCGGCCAGTCCGACCGACCGTGCAGCCTCGATCACGATGCACTGCAGTCCCAGGCACAGCCCCAGCAGCGGCAGGCCGCGCCGCCGCGCATAGCGGATGGCGCCGATCTTGCCCTCGATGCCGCGGATGCCGAAGCCGCCGGGGATCAGCACGCCGTCGATCTCGGCCAGGGCCGCGGCCGCCCCCGCGTCGGTCTCACAGTCATCGGAGGCCACCCAGCGCATCTCCACCCTGGCGTGGTGGGCGAACCCGCCGGCGCGCAGCGCCTCGGCGACCGACAGGTAGGCATCAGAGAGATCGATGTACTTGCCCACCAACGCGATTCGGACCGTCTCGCGGGGCTCGTGAACCCGGTGGAGCAGGTCGTTCCACTGCGTCCAATCGACGTCGCGGAACGGCAGGTTCAGGCGGCGCACCACGTAGGCGTCGAGCTCCTCGCGGTGCAGCACCTTCGGGATGTCGTAGATCGACGGCGCGTCGGGGGTGGAGATCACCCCGTCGACGTCGACGTCGCACATCAGCGCGATCTTGTTCTTCAGCGGTTCGGGAACGTCGCGGTCGCAGCGCAGGATCAGCGCGTCCGGGGTGATACCGATGCTGCGCAGTGCGGCGACCGAGTGCTGGGTGGGTTTGGTCTTCAACTCCCCCGACGG harbors:
- a CDS encoding CTP synthase yields the protein MPALRKHPQTATKHLFVTGGVVSSLGKGLTASSLGQLLTARGLQVTMQKLDPYLNVDPGTMNPFQHGEVFVTEDGAETDLDVGHYERFLDRDLSGSANVTTGQVYSSVIAKERRGEYLGDTVQVIPHITDEIKRRILDMAAADSTGNRPDVVITEIGGTVGDIESLPFLEAARQVRHEVGRENCFFLHCSLVPFMAPSGELKTKPTQHSVAALRSIGITPDALILRCDRDVPEPLKNKIALMCDVDVDGVISTPDAPSIYDIPKVLHREELDAYVVRRLNLPFRDVDWTQWNDLLHRVHEPRETVRIALVGKYIDLSDAYLSVAEALRAGGFAHHARVEMRWVASDDCETDAGAAAALAEIDGVLIPGGFGIRGIEGKIGAIRYARRRGLPLLGLCLGLQCIVIEAARSVGLAEANSAEFDPATPDPVISTMADQRDAVAGEADLGGTMRLGAYPAVLQKDSIVADAYGSTEVSERHRHRYEVNNAYRDRIAASGLRFSGTSPDGHLVEFVEYPPDVHPFIVGTQAHPELKSRPTRPHPLFTAFIGAALDYKNAERLPVEIPEHADISANGAEHALEELPARG
- a CDS encoding NUDIX domain-containing protein, which translates into the protein MADSGPGTHDFAVADSETLYVGKILALRADEVHMPGGATARREIVEHFGAVAVVALDDEANLVLVHQYRHAFGRRLWELPAGLLDVGGEAPHLTASRELAEEAGLAAQRWHTLVDLDSSPGFSDESVRVFLATGLSEVGRPAADHEEADLEVRRVPLREAVDMVYAGQIVNAIAVAGVLAAHAMPGPDGLRSVDAPWADRPTAFARRNGHP